One stretch of Cedecea neteri DNA includes these proteins:
- the ygjG gene encoding putrescine aminotransferase: MNRLPSSASALACTAHALNIIEKKSLTHEEMKALNREVIDSFQQHVNPGFLEYRKSVTAGGDYGAVEWQASSLNTLVDTQGKEYIDCLGGFGIFNVGHRNPVVVSAVQHQLEKQPLHSQELLDPLRAMLAKTLATLTPGKLKYSFFSNSGTESVEAAIKLAKAYQSPRGKFTFIATSGAFHGKSLGALSATAKSTFRKPFMPLLPGFRHVPFGNIDALRSQFSECRKTGDDVAALILEPIQGEGGVILPPPGYLPAVRQLCDEFGVLLILDEVQTGMGRTGKMFACEHENVQPDILCLAKALGGGVMPIGATVATEEVFSVLFDNPFLHTTTFGGNPLACAAALATIHYLLEENLPAQAAQKGQLLLDGFRALAREFPDLIVEARGQGLLMAIEFRDNDIGYNFASQMFRQQVLVAGTLNNSKTIRVEPPLTLTIEQCEHVLECAKHALYRLRVTQDETAEAQES, from the coding sequence TTGAACAGGTTACCTTCCAGCGCCTCGGCACTTGCCTGTACGGCGCACGCACTGAACATAATCGAAAAGAAGTCACTTACCCATGAGGAGATGAAGGCGCTAAACCGGGAGGTTATCGACAGCTTCCAGCAGCATGTTAACCCGGGATTTCTTGAGTACCGCAAGTCCGTTACCGCCGGCGGGGATTACGGAGCCGTAGAGTGGCAAGCGAGCAGCCTGAATACGCTTGTCGACACTCAGGGCAAAGAGTACATCGACTGCCTGGGTGGGTTCGGCATTTTTAACGTGGGGCACCGTAATCCAGTCGTAGTTTCCGCCGTCCAGCATCAGCTGGAAAAACAGCCCCTGCACAGCCAGGAACTGCTCGATCCTCTAAGGGCGATGCTCGCTAAAACGCTGGCCACGCTCACTCCGGGTAAACTCAAATACAGTTTCTTCAGCAACAGCGGCACCGAATCCGTTGAAGCGGCCATAAAGCTGGCGAAGGCATACCAGTCGCCTCGGGGTAAATTTACCTTTATTGCCACCAGCGGCGCGTTCCACGGAAAATCGCTGGGTGCGCTTTCGGCCACGGCGAAATCCACGTTCCGCAAACCGTTTATGCCGCTGCTGCCGGGCTTCCGCCATGTACCGTTTGGCAATATCGACGCGCTGCGCAGCCAGTTCAGCGAATGCCGCAAAACCGGCGATGACGTGGCGGCGCTGATCCTTGAACCAATCCAGGGAGAAGGCGGCGTGATCCTGCCTCCGCCGGGCTACCTGCCTGCGGTGCGTCAGCTTTGTGACGAGTTCGGCGTACTGCTGATTCTGGATGAAGTGCAAACCGGGATGGGACGCACCGGCAAGATGTTTGCCTGCGAGCACGAAAACGTGCAGCCGGACATTCTGTGCCTGGCAAAAGCGCTGGGCGGCGGCGTAATGCCGATAGGCGCCACGGTCGCGACGGAAGAGGTGTTTTCCGTGCTGTTCGATAACCCGTTCCTGCACACCACCACCTTTGGCGGCAACCCGCTGGCCTGTGCGGCGGCGCTGGCAACCATCCACTATCTGCTGGAAGAAAATCTGCCCGCTCAGGCGGCCCAGAAAGGGCAGCTGCTGCTGGATGGCTTCCGGGCGCTGGCCCGTGAGTTCCCGGATCTCATCGTTGAGGCGCGCGGCCAGGGGCTGTTAATGGCGATTGAGTTCCGCGACAACGACATCGGCTACAACTTTGCCAGCCAGATGTTCCGCCAGCAGGTGCTGGTGGCCGGTACGCTGAATAATTCAAAAACCATTCGCGTTGAGCCGCCGCTGACGTTGACGATTGAGCAATGTGAGCACGTGCTGGAGTGCGCTAAACACGCGCTTTACCGGCTGAGAGTTACGCAGGATGAGACGGCAGAGGCGCAGGAAAGCTGA
- the lsrG gene encoding (4S)-4-hydroxy-5-phosphonooxypentane-2,3-dione isomerase encodes MNVTLVEINIKPERVDEFLAVFQANHEGAIKEPGNLRFDVLQDPDVATRFFIYEAYLDEAAVLAHKKTPHYLACVEKLDEMMSEPRKKRSFIGLLP; translated from the coding sequence ATGAACGTAACGCTGGTAGAAATTAACATTAAGCCCGAGCGCGTCGACGAGTTTCTGGCGGTGTTTCAGGCGAATCACGAAGGGGCTATCAAAGAGCCCGGCAATTTGCGCTTCGACGTGCTGCAGGACCCGGATGTCGCGACGCGATTTTTTATCTACGAGGCTTACCTGGATGAGGCCGCAGTGCTGGCGCACAAGAAGACGCCGCACTACCTTGCCTGCGTTGAAAAGCTGGATGAGATGATGTCTGAGCCGCGTAAGAAGCGGAGTTTTATCGGGCTGCTGCCGTAG
- the lsrF gene encoding 3-hydroxy-5-phosphonooxypentane-2,4-dione thiolase, protein MADLDDIKDGKDFGIGQPQENRAFYLKGSGALDWGMQSRLARIFNPNTGRTVMLAFDHGYFQGPTTGLERIDLSIAPLFPETDVLMCTRGILRSVVPPATNKPVVLRASGGNSILSELSRESVAVTMEDALRLNACAVAAQIYIGSEYEHQSINNIIKLVDEGTRYGIPTLAVTGVGKEMARDARYFSLASRIAAELGAQFVKTYFVEEGFEKVAASCPVPIVIAGGKKLPEQEALEMCFKAIDQGASGVDMGRNIFQSEAPLAMLQAVKKVVHENMSAREAYQFWLEAKHQGDKA, encoded by the coding sequence ATGGCAGATCTGGATGATATTAAAGACGGAAAAGACTTCGGTATTGGCCAACCGCAGGAGAACCGGGCTTTTTACCTGAAGGGAAGCGGGGCGCTGGACTGGGGCATGCAGTCGCGGCTGGCGAGGATCTTTAACCCGAATACCGGGCGCACCGTAATGCTGGCCTTCGATCACGGCTATTTTCAGGGGCCAACCACCGGGCTTGAGCGGATCGATCTCTCGATTGCGCCGCTGTTCCCTGAAACGGATGTGCTGATGTGTACCCGCGGCATTCTGCGCAGCGTAGTGCCTCCGGCAACCAACAAGCCCGTTGTGCTGCGCGCCTCAGGCGGCAACTCCATTCTTAGCGAACTCTCGCGCGAAAGCGTCGCGGTGACGATGGAGGATGCTTTACGCCTCAACGCCTGCGCGGTGGCCGCACAGATTTATATCGGCAGCGAGTATGAGCACCAGTCGATCAACAACATCATCAAGCTGGTGGATGAAGGCACGCGCTACGGCATTCCTACGCTGGCGGTGACCGGCGTCGGCAAAGAGATGGCGCGTGATGCTCGTTATTTCTCGCTGGCAAGCCGCATTGCCGCTGAGCTTGGGGCGCAGTTTGTTAAAACTTACTTTGTGGAGGAAGGTTTTGAGAAAGTCGCCGCCAGCTGCCCGGTGCCGATCGTCATCGCCGGAGGCAAAAAACTGCCCGAACAGGAAGCGCTGGAGATGTGCTTTAAGGCGATAGACCAGGGCGCGTCCGGCGTGGATATGGGGCGCAACATCTTCCAGTCTGAAGCCCCGCTGGCGATGCTGCAGGCGGTGAAAAAAGTCGTGCACGAGAATATGTCGGCCCGCGAAGCTTATCAGTTCTGGCTTGAAGCGAAACATCAGGGAGATAAGGCATGA
- the lsrK gene encoding autoinducer-2 kinase: protein MSYLLALDAGTGSIRAVIFDTSGQQIAVGQAEWKHLSVTDVPGSMEFDLTVNWQLACRCIHEALHKANLSSSAISAVSCCSMREGIVLYDRSGEPVWACANVDARASREVSELKEIHDFQFESEVYHVSGQTLALSAMPRLLWLAHHRPDIYRKAATITMISDWLAAKLSGELAVDPSNAGTTGMLDLATRDWRPALLDMAGLRADILSPVKETGTLLGSVTQQAAEESGLQKGTPVVMGGGDVQLGCLGLGIVRAGQTAVLGGTFWQQVVNLPAIKTDPDMNIRINPHVIHNMVQAESISFFTGLTMRWFRDAFCAEEKLLAGRLGVDTYALMEEMAGRVPAGSHGVMPIFSDAMHFKQWYHAAPSFINLSIDPEKCNKATLFRALEENAAIVSACNLEQISGFSGVKFDSLVFAGGGSKGALWSQILSDVTGLPVRVPVVKEATALGCAIAAGVGAGIFDSLANTGERLVQWQREFTPNPAHRELYDEMKRKWQKVYADQLTLVDSGLTTSMWQAPGLAPRVVG, encoded by the coding sequence ATGAGTTATTTACTTGCACTGGACGCCGGAACGGGCAGTATCCGCGCCGTTATCTTCGATACATCGGGCCAGCAAATCGCCGTTGGCCAGGCCGAATGGAAGCATCTCAGCGTGACCGACGTACCGGGATCGATGGAATTCGATCTCACCGTCAACTGGCAGCTCGCCTGCCGCTGCATCCACGAGGCCTTGCACAAGGCAAATCTCTCGTCTTCGGCAATAAGCGCCGTCTCCTGCTGCTCGATGCGGGAAGGGATCGTCCTTTACGATCGCAGCGGCGAGCCCGTCTGGGCCTGCGCTAACGTGGATGCCCGCGCCAGCCGCGAGGTCAGCGAGCTTAAGGAGATCCATGACTTTCAGTTCGAGTCTGAGGTGTACCACGTTTCAGGCCAGACGCTGGCGTTAAGCGCCATGCCGCGCCTGCTATGGCTGGCGCACCATCGCCCGGACATCTATCGCAAAGCGGCCACCATCACGATGATTAGCGACTGGCTGGCCGCCAAACTTTCCGGCGAGCTGGCGGTTGACCCTTCTAACGCCGGCACCACCGGCATGCTGGACCTGGCGACCCGCGACTGGCGCCCTGCTCTGCTCGATATGGCAGGGCTACGTGCCGACATACTTTCTCCGGTGAAAGAAACCGGCACCTTATTGGGCAGCGTAACGCAGCAGGCTGCCGAAGAAAGTGGGCTGCAGAAAGGCACGCCGGTGGTGATGGGCGGCGGCGACGTTCAGCTGGGCTGCCTGGGGCTGGGCATCGTCAGGGCCGGGCAAACGGCGGTGCTGGGCGGCACGTTCTGGCAGCAGGTAGTCAACCTGCCGGCAATCAAAACCGATCCAGATATGAACATCCGCATTAACCCGCACGTAATTCACAACATGGTGCAAGCGGAGTCGATCAGCTTCTTTACCGGCCTGACGATGCGCTGGTTCCGGGACGCCTTTTGCGCGGAAGAAAAGCTGCTTGCCGGGCGCCTCGGCGTGGATACCTACGCGCTGATGGAAGAGATGGCAGGCCGCGTGCCCGCGGGCTCCCACGGCGTGATGCCAATTTTCTCCGACGCCATGCATTTCAAGCAGTGGTACCACGCCGCACCGTCATTCATTAACCTTTCCATTGACCCTGAGAAGTGCAACAAAGCCACGCTATTTCGCGCCTTAGAGGAAAACGCGGCGATTGTCTCCGCCTGTAACCTGGAGCAGATTTCCGGCTTTTCTGGCGTGAAGTTCGACTCGCTCGTTTTTGCAGGTGGGGGCTCAAAAGGCGCGCTGTGGAGCCAGATCCTCAGCGATGTCACCGGCCTGCCGGTACGTGTTCCGGTAGTGAAAGAGGCAACGGCGTTGGGCTGTGCCATTGCCGCAGGCGTTGGTGCCGGGATTTTCGATTCGCTGGCCAATACCGGCGAGCGCCTTGTGCAATGGCAGCGGGAGTTCACGCCGAACCCGGCGCACCGTGAGCTTTACGACGAGATGAAGCGCAAGTGGCAAAAGGTGTATGCCGACCAGTTAACGCTGGTGGACAGCGGCCTGACGACATCGATGTGGCAGGCACCGGGGCTTGCACCAAGGGTTGTAGGGTAA
- a CDS encoding alpha/beta fold hydrolase, translating into MFNKFTLSALIAPLSLSVVFACQAEAAGFDANQIKQINAGVLNVGYVDLGPKDGQPVVLLHGWPYDINSFDTVAPELAKQGYRVIVPNLRGFGSTRFLSPSTPRNGEPAALAQDTVALLDALHIKQAIFGGYDWGARTADIVAALHPERVKALVSVSGYLISSQEAGKKPLPPQAELQWWYQFYFATPRGAAGYEKNTHEFARLIWQQASPGWKFSDETFNTSAKSLDNPDHVAITLSNYRWRQGLENGEQKYAADEKKLAALPNITVPSITIEGDNNGAPHPAPAAYAAKFTGKYEHRTFSGNIGHNPPQEATEAFVKAVVDAGKL; encoded by the coding sequence ATGTTCAACAAATTCACCCTGTCTGCGCTGATTGCTCCACTTTCCCTCTCGGTGGTTTTCGCCTGCCAGGCGGAAGCGGCGGGTTTCGATGCTAATCAGATAAAACAGATTAACGCAGGCGTGCTGAACGTCGGCTATGTCGATCTCGGCCCAAAAGACGGGCAGCCGGTTGTGCTGCTGCACGGCTGGCCCTATGACATCAACAGTTTTGATACGGTAGCACCGGAGCTGGCAAAGCAGGGCTACCGGGTTATCGTGCCTAACCTGCGCGGCTTCGGCAGCACTCGCTTCCTTTCCCCTTCCACGCCGCGCAACGGCGAGCCTGCCGCGCTGGCTCAGGATACGGTTGCGCTGTTGGACGCATTACATATCAAACAGGCCATTTTCGGCGGGTATGACTGGGGGGCACGCACGGCGGATATCGTGGCGGCACTGCACCCGGAGCGCGTCAAAGCGCTGGTGTCGGTCAGCGGCTATCTGATTAGCAGCCAGGAAGCGGGGAAAAAACCGCTGCCGCCGCAGGCCGAGCTGCAATGGTGGTATCAGTTCTATTTCGCGACCCCACGCGGTGCGGCAGGCTACGAGAAGAATACCCATGAGTTCGCCAGATTGATCTGGCAGCAGGCTTCGCCGGGCTGGAAGTTCAGCGACGAAACCTTCAATACCAGCGCCAAATCGCTGGATAACCCGGATCACGTCGCCATTACGCTAAGCAACTATCGCTGGCGTCAGGGGCTGGAAAACGGCGAGCAGAAATACGCGGCGGATGAGAAAAAGCTGGCCGCACTGCCGAACATCACCGTACCGAGCATCACGATTGAAGGCGACAATAACGGGGCACCACATCCTGCACCGGCAGCGTATGCCGCGAAATTTACCGGCAAGTATGAACACCGCACCTTCAGCGGCAATATAGGCCACAACCCACCGCAGGAAGCGACGGAAGCGTTTGTGAAGGCAGTAGTAGATGCCGGTAAGCTGTAG
- a CDS encoding response regulator encodes MEHIDHILVVDDDRDIRELIVSYLEKSGYRASGAANGKEMRAVLDKQHVDLVVLDVMMPGDDGLTLCRQLRSDKHKDLPILMLTARNEDTDRILGLEMGADDYVVKPFVARELLARIKAILRRFRALPPNLQVTEAGRIIAFGEWKLDTSARHLIDLQGTIVALSGAEYRLLRVFLDHPQRVLTRDQLLNLTQGRDAELFERSIDLLVSRVRQRLNEDARTPAYIKTVRSEGYVLSMPVIIVEARE; translated from the coding sequence GTGGAACACATCGATCATATTCTCGTGGTGGACGACGACCGCGATATTCGCGAGCTTATCGTCAGCTATCTGGAAAAATCAGGCTACCGGGCAAGCGGCGCGGCAAACGGCAAGGAGATGCGTGCCGTGCTGGACAAGCAGCACGTCGACTTAGTGGTGCTGGACGTGATGATGCCCGGCGACGACGGGCTGACGCTCTGCCGCCAGCTGCGCAGCGATAAACATAAAGACTTGCCGATCCTGATGCTGACCGCCAGAAACGAAGATACCGACAGGATCCTCGGCCTGGAGATGGGTGCAGATGACTACGTGGTTAAGCCTTTTGTCGCCCGCGAGCTGCTGGCGCGGATCAAAGCGATCCTCCGCCGCTTCCGCGCGTTGCCGCCCAATTTGCAGGTGACCGAAGCGGGCAGGATCATCGCTTTCGGCGAGTGGAAGCTGGATACTTCCGCTCGCCACTTAATTGATTTACAGGGCACGATCGTTGCGCTGAGCGGCGCAGAATACCGCCTGCTGCGCGTGTTTTTGGATCATCCGCAGCGCGTGTTGACGCGCGATCAGCTGCTAAACCTGACGCAAGGCCGCGATGCCGAGCTGTTCGAGCGCTCTATTGATTTGCTGGTCAGCCGCGTGCGCCAGCGCTTAAACGAGGATGCACGGACTCCCGCCTACATCAAAACCGTGCGTAGCGAAGGCTATGTACTTTCCATGCCCGTCATTATCGTTGAGGCGCGAGAATGA